Proteins from one Malaya genurostris strain Urasoe2022 chromosome 2, Malgen_1.1, whole genome shotgun sequence genomic window:
- the LOC131429138 gene encoding uncharacterized protein LOC131429138 has translation MLHQNVTLRSSDTSNTKSPSTPSPNQNPLSRTGPIVQPRPSPPHQPSTLEEQVATTSTAQTVHVSTTLLGNVRTIPSTVLLQTAVVKVIDTHGYALWARALLDPASQLNLITEDFSQKLKLRRIKTYQEIGGVGNSTTISSYAVIARLQSHCSGFTADYSFHVLPGITRELPAKPLNTQEWSIPSNIVLADPTFNDPGPIDMILGMEMYYDLIEEGIIRLGPNLPTLQKTVLGWVVSGKIGNTPTSSFRVAHICDASVLESQLTRFWELESCQTTSTLSIEETRCEEYFAATTIRNTTGRFEVHLPKRTPVISTLGKSKEIAVRRFLALERRLSANPSLRESYTNFIEEYRQLGHMIETPDPFYWPSYFLPHHCVIKPDSLTTKLRVVFDASCATDTGVSLNDALMVGPVVQDDMISVVLRFRMSRYAIIADIEKIYRQVVVHSSDQPLQQIIWRNSPQEPLRTFQLTTVTYGTSCAPYLATKCLQELAKLGRDTHPRAAEAVHVELVGDLSSDSFIAALKRFVARRGKPKLIECDNATNFKGASRELEELSKQFNSQQMQYAVSRSCAEDGIEFKFIPPRSPNFGGLWEAAVKSLKSHLRATLGNSTLTVDQLTTLLTQIEACLNSRPLTQTSTDPEDLDFLTPGHFLIHRPLTTIVEPSLENVPLNRLDRWQVVQEFLRRIWKRWSTEYLSGLQPRTKWTRQMDNIAIGTMVLVKEDNLPPLKWRIGRVVHIFKADDGNIRVVMVKTQDGEYRRAISKICVLPIRESSLPTADDTQMTNHE, from the exons ATGTTGCATCAAAATGTCACACTTCGGTCGTCGGATACGTCCAATACAAAATCGCCTTCTACTCCATCACCTAATCAGAATCCATTGAGTCGTACTGGTCCAATCGTTCAGCCTAGGCCTAGTCCACCCCATCAGCCGTCAACTTTGGAGGAACAAGTGGCTACTACCTCCACCGCACAAACTGTCCATGTCTCGACTACCCTGCTAGGAAACGTTAGAACCATCCCTTCTACGGTATTGCTACAAACTGCTGTTGTGAAGGTTATAGATACCCATGGATATGCTTTGTGGGCAAGAGCCTTGTTGGATCCAGCATCACAACTGAATTTGATCACTGAGGACTTCTCTCAAAAGTTGAAACTGCGGCGCATCAAAACATATCAGGAAATCGGTGGGGTGGGTAATTCTACCACCATCTCGTCGTATGCTGTCATTGCCAGACTGCAGTCTCACTGTTCCGGTTTCACTGCAGATTATTCGTTTCATGTTTTACCGGGAATCACTAGAGAGCTACCAGCAAAACCCTTGAACACCCAGGAATGGAGTATACCATCCAATATCGTCCTGGCTGATCCCACATTCAATGACCCAGGTCCTATCGATATGATTTTGGGTATGGAAATGTATTACGATCTTATCGAGGAAGGCATTATTCGTCTCGGACCTAACCTACCTACTTTACAAAAAACTGTTCTTGGGTGGGTTGTGTCCGGAAAGATAGGAAACACACCTACTTCATCATTTCGGGTTGCGCACATTTGTGATGCAAGTGTCCTTGAATCGCAATTGACTCGTTTTTGGGAACTTGAGTCGTGCCAAACTACTAGTACGCTGTCGATCGAAGAAACCCGTTGCGAAGAGTACTTCGCAGCAACTACAATACGAAACACAACCGGGCGTTTTGAAGTACATCTTCCAAAAAGAACTCCAGTCATCTCAACGCTAGGAAAGTCAAAAGAGATTGCCGTCAGACGATTTCTTGCATTGGAACGTCGTTTATCAGCGAACCCTTCTCTGAGGGAATCGTACACAAATTTTATTGAAGAGTATCGCCAACTAGGCCATATGATTGAAACGCCAGACCCGTTTTATTGGCCTTCGTACTTCTTACCTCATCACTGTGTTATAAAGCCCGATAGTCTTACCACCAAATTACGAGTAGTTTTTGACGCatcttgtgcaactgataccggCGTTTCTTTAAACGATGCACTTATGGTCGGTCCTGTAGTGCAGGATGACATGATTTCCGTAGTTCTTCGATTTCGTATGTCTCGGTACGCTATAATCGCTGATATCGAAAAGATTTACCGACAGGTAGTCGTCCATTCTTCCGATCAACCGCTTCAACAAATCATCTGGAGAAATTCCCCGCAGGAGCCATTACGTACGTTTCAACTAACCACCGTCACCTACGGAACGTCGTGTGCACCTTATTTGGCGACAAAATGCCTACAAGAGTTAGCGAAGTTGGGAAGGGATACACATCCTAGAGCTGCTGAG GCAGTTCATGTGGAATTGGTGGGAGATCTATCGTCCGATTCCTTCATCGCAGCGCTAAAACGTTTCGTTGCACGTCGCGGAAAACCGAAGCTCATTGAATGCGATAATGCAACCAACTTCAAGGGAGCGTCACGCGAGCTAGAGGAGCTTTCCAAACAATTCAATTCTCAACAAATGCAATATGCCGTATCCCGTTCGTGTGCGGAAGATGGCATAGAATTCAAATTTATACCTCCCCGGTCTCCCAACTTTGGTGGCCTATGGGAGGCGGCCgtcaaatcgttaaaatcgcacCTTCGAGCTACGTTAGGCAATTCAACGTTAACCGTCGATCAGCTGACCACACTTCTGACGCAGATAGAAGCTTGTTTGAACTCGCGGCCGCTAACGCAAACCTCTACTGACCCTGAAGACCTTGATTTCCTTACTCCTGGACATTTTTTGATTCATCGCCCTCTTACGACCATTGTTGAGCCGTCGTTAGAAAATGTACCTCTAAACAGACTCGATCGTTGGCAAGTGGTCCAAGAGTTTCTCCGCAGAATCTGGAAACGCTGGAGCACCGAGTACTTGTCCGGATTGCAGCCACGAACGAAGTGGACACGTCAGATGGATAATATTGCTATTGGTACCATGGTATTGGTAAAGGAGGACAACTTACCACCCCTTAAATGGCGCATTGGAAGAGTGGTTCATATTTTCAAGGCCGACGACGGAAATATTCGAGTTGTCATGGTGAAAACACAGGACGGAGAATACCGACGGGCTATTTCCAAAATATGCGTGTTACCCATACGCGAATCATCGTTACCTACGGCTGATGATACCCAGATGACTAATCACGAGTGA